Genomic DNA from Oncorhynchus clarkii lewisi isolate Uvic-CL-2024 chromosome 5, UVic_Ocla_1.0, whole genome shotgun sequence:
TTTGAGATTGGTGCCGACTGAGAAAGTCTTGTCACAATAACTGCATTTGAAGGGCTTTTCACCTGTATGGGTTCGCTCATGTCCTTCGAGAGCTTGCTTAAGAACAAATTTCTTTTCACAGTATTTACAAGGGTAGGGCTTCACCCCACTGTGAAGTCTCATGTGATAGTCAAAAGTATTTTTATAGGCAAAGTTCTTTCCGCAAATGGAACAAGAGTATTGCTTTTGTCCCGTGTGAATTCGTTGATGGTTTTTCAGAGTTAGCATGGAACTGAAGCCATTCAAACATACGTCGCAACTGAATGGCTTTGTTGAGGTTCCCGCTCTCTTGGCGGttcgctctctcgttctctcatttctctctcgttctttctgcTTCTCTCCTTCAGCTGTGTGCCATTTTAGATGGTGTCGTCTCATTAGAAAATTGTACATAAAAGTCTTCCCACATAGGTCACACATAAATGGTTTGGTTGCCCCATGACGATGCATGTGAGCTTTTAAGAGGGTGGACTGAAGGTAGCTTGTCCCACACAATTTACATTTGTATGGTCTCTCCCCTGTGTGAAGCACTTGGTGTCTCACAAGGTTTCCTTTATGGCCGAAAGCAGCTCCACATGTCTCACATGTAAATGGCTTCTGCCCTGTATGGATTACCTTGTGTCTTTCAAGGCTGGATTTAGTCATAAAGCGCTTACCACACTCTGAGCATGAATGTGGACGTTCACCTGTATGTGTTCGCATATGATAACTCAGGCCACCACTCTGTGTGTAACTCTTTCCACACACAGCACAGCTGTATGGTTTTTCACCGGTGTGGATTCTCTCGTGCTCAATAAGCAGTTTCCTTGATGTGAAACCCTTGTCACAAGTCAGGCACTTGAACGGTCTCTCCACTGCATGAACAAGCTGATGTCGTTTCAGATCTTTCTTGGTAGAGAATGTATTTCCACAGATTTTGCAACTGAACGTTTTTTCTCTGTGACGCAACATGTGATGTTCGAGCTGCTTGGACATTCTGAATGTTTTGCCACACTGACCACAAGCGAAtggcctctctcctgtgtgaattagCTTGTGACGTACCAGCAAGCGGTTCCGGCTGAAGGTCTTGTCACAATCATCACACTTGAATGGTTTTGTGTGAGTTAGCATGTGAGATTCCAGTGACCCTTCCATGCTGAAGGTCTTGTCACAAACATCACACTTGAAGGGTCTTGTGTGAGTTAGCTTGTGTTGTATCAGCCGTTTGTTCCGGCTAAAGGTCTTCTCACAAATATCACACTTGAAGCGTTTGGTTTCTTTGGATCGTGTCCCTTTAGTAGTATTGCTGTTTTTCTGGCTTTCATGGCCGTCTCTCTCATTGCTCCCTGGCAGAGCAGCTCTCATATGCTCAACGTTGGAGTCAGTGTCTCTTGGGGAGGGGTCTGTATTCAGTCCATCTGTGTCTCCCAGAGAGGAGTCATTCTCCAATGAAGACATCTCTGTGGATTTACAGCAAACCTTTGCAGGACCTAAAGATAAAAGGAATAtgagtatatacacacacaaaactatAAATAAAGTGGGCTTTACACATTAGCAAGCTAATTTCAAAATAAGTTGTCTTGTATTAATTGATTTCAGTGTCAAAtcattaaaaacatttattttatgaaTTCAAATGATTCAATTTATGCATTACACATTACAAATATTGAATTCAAATGGTTTCTGTTGTTGGCACTGAAAGCGCTCGATACAGAACGCCCCATTGGGCCGGAGCCTATAAATGTCCTGTTTCTGTTGCATGAGGCATCTTGATGTAGAAATAGACAAGCTGGAAACTTGTCTAATTTAGTTGGTCAAATAAGTCTACCAATATATGGTGGTCCATGCGATCCAGTTCCTTGGGACGTCCTAAACCCAATGAAGTTGGAAATTAAAATGGTTAGGGGGTGGACGTGTCATGGATTCCAGATTGCACTGACCCAACCCTTACGGCAATATCAATATTTTTTACATGAGCGTTAAAATAAGCATACTTTTACCAGGCTGTGTATTGTTTTCAAACAACTGGGTCATCTGCTCGACCTTGGTCTTCAGTTTCACGTTCTCATTTTGTAAACTCGAGGAAGCCACTAGGAATAGTTGGCAGATTTTACGAATAGCCTCCTCCATCATCAGATTCATAATTGTGCAAagctgtgtagagagagagaaaaaaaatatgtttttcaaaGTTTATTTCTATTCTGCCGAAGAATAGTCATGGTGAAACAAGTATACTGACAAaatgactcaattacaccagtaTGTAACAGAAGGCATCTTTAGACATTGATCCTTAATGCATATAAATGAGGGCTAACACAACTAATGGTTATAGATAAAGACAGTAATGAAAATACTGATGGTCTATATTGACAAGAAAGCAAGAAATTGAAAAACATGTTACCTAAGTAACTGGCTAAACTATACGCTGCTACAGCAAAGAAGATGAGAAACCAATAGGTCAGAAAACTAGTTAATGTTAGCTAATAAGCTTAGCCGAAGGCTGAGATAGCTAGCTAGTAACGTTAGCCTGCTAGAGAAGCAAATTGCAGGAAGCTAGCTAATTTAGCCCTAGTTACATAATTTATCATGTGGGTAAAAACCAACGTTGGATCGACTAGATAGCCAACGTTACGCGTAGTCACCAGTATATTGACGTAACTTTAGCTCACCTCTCTCTCCGGATTGCTAACGTTAGCGTAAGAGTTTGGCCAAAGTTTGTTAATTTCTGTAATTGCCGCCTCGACAACAACGGCCATAATCGATGTTGTTTCTGATTGGTACGTGTTGTAAAATGTAGCCATGTTGCCCTCAGACTCATTAGCATAGAATAATAACCAAGCTAACTATATACTGCCAGCAACGGGAAGCTAGTCGTCAGAAATACTGAGACGGCCGTGTCTCCGTTTAACAATGAGAGTAGTTGTCCCAGACGCGGGAAGGCAAGGATTTGGCTAGAAGGGATACTGTTTTTGTCCAAATGAACTTTTCGTAGCAAGTTAGAAAGTACGCAGAATATTTGGATAATTAACGTAACAGAACATCAGGACATTATTAGATTAAGGTTAGGCAAAGTGTTTGCTAAAATGCCACCATTTTTTTCTCCAAACTGTATAcaaaagttttttttatataactAACCCAAGAAAGACCACAGCCTATCGTTTCCAATGAGAGCAAATTAATCCTAGTGGGCAGAGGAAGGACGAGCTAGCGTGAGCCTATCAGCGCGTTCTAGCacgtatttgcatatttccgtcaGGGAACTTCTACTTTGAATTGAGCGTGTAAAAATAACTAAATTCACCCTtccactccttctaaacaacacaACTTAGTCCACTGTCCGTAACAGATGTTAGTATTGGGAACAGAAAATTACGGAGATCAagtgtttcatcgatgagaaaatgAGCAGAATGTAAGCCAaaatccatcttctcccactgccggccattGTCCTTCCTCTCACCACCCTATTTGGTGTTGAGTGGAAACCCCAAACGGAcacttcacatttatacatctggtAAAATATCTCTCATATCTGCGTATACCTTCTAGACATGACCGGAAGGCAGGTAGTCTTCGGTTattactagttaccacagccacaaagtaaaaatAGGTTATATCGTACAAATTTACTAAAACAAAATATAGCTTAATTTACAGTTTGCAGTGTGGTTACGGTTAGTCTTAAAAATCGAATTTTAATAGTGACAACCTCAGTCTTTTCCTTCTATGGTATTATGGCAGGCTGCAAACATACGTTAGATGTgtatgctgccacctactgtgtGGGCTATTTTGGAGTGTGAATTTATTACACTTTGTGACAGATAAAGGACTatgagtttctaaacccagaggtgaCACTTGCGAAACAGACTAAGCCGACTAggtggggtttgagaagtcaatgagagaagtaaAAAATTCTTCcataagtagttgaacatgtaaCAACTAAGACAATGATATTTGTgagtctaactttctcactcattcaCAAGTCATCAGCTCTATCTGTACTGATGGTAGCAATCACATTCACGTAGCAGTGTTTAGaaatatattatattcttatttacaataaaagtgactccaaaatgacacaatacattatttaccatttacTTCTATTGAGCACAAAATAAACTGAAACATCCAAAACAAATAGTAAAACGTATCCAACAAatttgactgtcattcatattccattcaaacCAGCTCagtgtaacatcgataggtttaggctactatatGATACTAACATTTTCCCAGTACCCATCTTGAGGTTTCTACAACCTAcactgtctcctccctttcatctacactgattgaagtggtgacatcagtaa
This window encodes:
- the LOC139408357 gene encoding zinc finger protein 271-like isoform X1, whose product is MATFYNTYQSETTSIMAVVVEAAITEINKLWPNSYANVSNPERELCTIMNLMMEEAIRKICQLFLVASSSLQNENVKLKTKVEQMTQLFENNTQPGKSPAKVCCKSTEMSSLENDSSLGDTDGLNTDPSPRDTDSNVEHMRAALPGSNERDGHESQKNSNTTKGTRSKETKRFKCDICEKTFSRNKRLIQHKLTHTRPFKCDVCDKTFSMEGSLESHMLTHTKPFKCDDCDKTFSRNRLLVRHKLIHTGERPFACGQCGKTFRMSKQLEHHMLRHREKTFSCKICGNTFSTKKDLKRHQLVHAVERPFKCLTCDKGFTSRKLLIEHERIHTGEKPYSCAVCGKSYTQSGGLSYHMRTHTGERPHSCSECGKRFMTKSSLERHKVIHTGQKPFTCETCGAAFGHKGNLVRHQVLHTGERPYKCKLCGTSYLQSTLLKAHMHRHGATKPFMCDLCGKTFMYNFLMRRHHLKWHTAEGEKQKERERNERTRERTAKRAGTSTKPFSCDVCLNGFSSMLTLKNHQRIHTGQKQYSCSICGKNFAYKNTFDYHMRLHSGVKPYPCKYCEKKFVLKQALEGHERTHTGEKPFKCSYCDKTFSVGTNLKRHERVHTGEKPFKCDVCGRGFGQANNVKAHMQVHTGVRPYYCKRCGKGFSDIRHYKNHSCNGVAATCDRSRKSSDRSFRNKKGGEDSSACHNAAVMSTQ
- the LOC139408357 gene encoding zinc finger protein 271-like isoform X2, which produces MATFYNTYQSETTSIMAVVVEAAITEINKLWPNSYANVSNPERELCTIMNLMMEEAIRKICQLFLVASSSLQNENVKLKTKVEQMTQLFENNTQPGPAKVCCKSTEMSSLENDSSLGDTDGLNTDPSPRDTDSNVEHMRAALPGSNERDGHESQKNSNTTKGTRSKETKRFKCDICEKTFSRNKRLIQHKLTHTRPFKCDVCDKTFSMEGSLESHMLTHTKPFKCDDCDKTFSRNRLLVRHKLIHTGERPFACGQCGKTFRMSKQLEHHMLRHREKTFSCKICGNTFSTKKDLKRHQLVHAVERPFKCLTCDKGFTSRKLLIEHERIHTGEKPYSCAVCGKSYTQSGGLSYHMRTHTGERPHSCSECGKRFMTKSSLERHKVIHTGQKPFTCETCGAAFGHKGNLVRHQVLHTGERPYKCKLCGTSYLQSTLLKAHMHRHGATKPFMCDLCGKTFMYNFLMRRHHLKWHTAEGEKQKERERNERTRERTAKRAGTSTKPFSCDVCLNGFSSMLTLKNHQRIHTGQKQYSCSICGKNFAYKNTFDYHMRLHSGVKPYPCKYCEKKFVLKQALEGHERTHTGEKPFKCSYCDKTFSVGTNLKRHERVHTGEKPFKCDVCGRGFGQANNVKAHMQVHTGVRPYYCKRCGKGFSDIRHYKNHSCNGVAATCDRSRKSSDRSFRNKKGGEDSSACHNAAVMSTQ